One window of the Branchiostoma lanceolatum isolate klBraLanc5 chromosome 3, klBraLanc5.hap2, whole genome shotgun sequence genome contains the following:
- the LOC136430280 gene encoding uncharacterized protein isoform X1, whose translation MLRFICLLILAATASGQGTALQCDGHSDGVFADLEDCTVYHLCHGGRDYQIRCPDGYFWNDDVHSCRLADIAHCCSGQGVCEATSYAEDVTRLAGRVQTLEADSSDVQGQVNSLSTENTALRTQLTSLQGETDNLTVENVALRTELTSLQIVAADLQDQLKNITVPVVPRTTISVKVVSAGFDDPGYLGGRGEVWVDGVQHAMNGRGYNLVIVNERTGQMEDSVRFDTHGDPAAGVSLRDFIRGVPVGRIVLIAVHDEGSTYAGDAMAELNSLGSFSPDIAHRTSWAMISKKGSKTSWFVEDERDRYAGPTVIEAEIPLST comes from the exons ATGTTGAGGTTCATTTGTCTTCTTATCCTGGCTGCCACGGCGAGCGGCCAAGGGACAG CTCTGCAGTGCGATGGTCATTCTGACGGTGTGTTCGCTGACCTGGAGGACTGCACGGTGTACCACCTGTGTCACGGCGGGCGGGACTACCAGATCCGCTGTCCGGACGGCTACTTCTGGAACGACGATGTCCACTCCTGCAGACTGGCGGACATCGCGCATTGCTGCTCCG GTCAGGGCGTGTGCGAGGCGACGTCGTACGCGGAAGACGTGACGAGGCTGGCGGGCCGGGTGCAGACTCTGGAGGCGGACTCATCGGACGTGCAGGGACAGGTCAACAGTCTGTCCACCGAGAACACCGCTCTCCGGACACAGCTGACGTCACTTCAGGGCGAGACCGACAATCTGACCGTTGAGAACGTCGCACTCCGGACAGAGCTGACGTCACTACAGATAGTAGCGGCGGACCTACAAGATCAGCTGAAGAATATTACAG TGCCGGTCGTTCCTCGGACCACCATCAGTGTCAAAGTTGTCTCTGCTGGCTTTGATGACCCTGGATACCTGGGCGGAAGGGGTGAGGTCTGGGTGGATGGAGTGCAACATGCCATGAACG GCCGTGGCTATAACTTGGTGATCGTCAACGAAAGGACGGGGCAGATGGAGGATTCTGTGCGGTTTGACACTCACGGCGACCCGGCAGCCGGAGTGTCGCTGCGAGACTTCATCCGCGGGGTTCCAGTT gGACGTATTGTGTTGATCGCCGTGCATGACGAGGGGAGTACGTACGCCGGTGACGCCATGGCAGAACTCAACTCCCTGGGTTCCTTCTCACCAGATATCG cCCACCGTACTTCCTGGGCCATGATCAGTAAGAAGGGCAGTAAAACGTCCTGGTTTGTGGAGGACGAGCGAGACCGCTACGCCGGGCCGACTGTCATCGAGGCAGAGATTCCACTGTCTACCTGA
- the LOC136430280 gene encoding uncharacterized protein isoform X2 produces MLRFICLLILAATASGQGTALQCDGHSDGVFADLEDCTVYHLCHGGRDYQIRCPDGYFWNDDVHSCRLADIAHCCSGQGVCEATSYAEDVTRLAGRVQTLEADSSDVQGQVNSLSTENTALRTQLTSLQGETDNLTVENVALRTELTSLQIVAADLQDQLKNITGRGYNLVIVNERTGQMEDSVRFDTHGDPAAGVSLRDFIRGVPVGRIVLIAVHDEGSTYAGDAMAELNSLGSFSPDIAHRTSWAMISKKGSKTSWFVEDERDRYAGPTVIEAEIPLST; encoded by the exons ATGTTGAGGTTCATTTGTCTTCTTATCCTGGCTGCCACGGCGAGCGGCCAAGGGACAG CTCTGCAGTGCGATGGTCATTCTGACGGTGTGTTCGCTGACCTGGAGGACTGCACGGTGTACCACCTGTGTCACGGCGGGCGGGACTACCAGATCCGCTGTCCGGACGGCTACTTCTGGAACGACGATGTCCACTCCTGCAGACTGGCGGACATCGCGCATTGCTGCTCCG GTCAGGGCGTGTGCGAGGCGACGTCGTACGCGGAAGACGTGACGAGGCTGGCGGGCCGGGTGCAGACTCTGGAGGCGGACTCATCGGACGTGCAGGGACAGGTCAACAGTCTGTCCACCGAGAACACCGCTCTCCGGACACAGCTGACGTCACTTCAGGGCGAGACCGACAATCTGACCGTTGAGAACGTCGCACTCCGGACAGAGCTGACGTCACTACAGATAGTAGCGGCGGACCTACAAGATCAGCTGAAGAATATTACAG GCCGTGGCTATAACTTGGTGATCGTCAACGAAAGGACGGGGCAGATGGAGGATTCTGTGCGGTTTGACACTCACGGCGACCCGGCAGCCGGAGTGTCGCTGCGAGACTTCATCCGCGGGGTTCCAGTT gGACGTATTGTGTTGATCGCCGTGCATGACGAGGGGAGTACGTACGCCGGTGACGCCATGGCAGAACTCAACTCCCTGGGTTCCTTCTCACCAGATATCG cCCACCGTACTTCCTGGGCCATGATCAGTAAGAAGGGCAGTAAAACGTCCTGGTTTGTGGAGGACGAGCGAGACCGCTACGCCGGGCCGACTGTCATCGAGGCAGAGATTCCACTGTCTACCTGA
- the LOC136430278 gene encoding gamma-butyrobetaine dioxygenase-like, with translation MASSAVGCSGGKAEMCQPSHRWFSTPAAESVRTAPVIEKARLDSGGVVEVEWSSGGVSSFPYVWLRDNCQCPDCHSATTGFRCVMIKDIDPSIAPVMAEVVDGKSIQLEWPDGHRSEFDWQWLQDRSFTREAREQRREAKRRKLHLWGSEQLQKLQPVDFEALMTDEMALYEFFNTIDTTGLALTSNVPCEVGQQQRLAERIAYLRPTHYGLHESSVYSKPNTSNLAFTGQRLHCHTDMPQYSFPAGILLLHCVKEAEEGGENELIDGYRAAYQLKEIDPEAFRTLTTTPVSFAMHGKDYIRYDLEKTRPIISLNAEGEVERICYANQLRSGLMDVPVERVQPFYRAMRAWDDILYHPDNCILTKLNAGEMVVFDNWRLIHGRRGFQGGRHVQTAYMDWDEVRSFLGVVRRERNLKN, from the exons ATGGCATCTTCTGCAGTGGGATGTTCTGGAGGGAAGGCTGAGATGTGCCAACCGTCACACAGGTGGTTCTCTACCCCAGCTGCTGAAAGTGTCAGGACTGCCCCTGTTATTGAAAAG GCAAGGCTTGATTCGGGTGGGGTAGTAGAAGTGGAATGGTCCAGTGGAGGGGTGAGCAGCTTCCCCTACGTGTGGCTGCGAGACAACTGTCAG TGCCCAGACTGTCACAGTGCTACGACTGGTTTCCGCTGTGTGATGATCAAGGATATCGACCCATCTATTGCGCCAGTCATGGCAGAAGTTGTGG ATGGCAAAAGCATCCAGCTTGAGTGGCCAGACGGACACAGGAGTGAGTTTGACTGGCAGTGGCTCCAGGACAGGAGCTTCACCCGGGAGGCACGGGAGCAGAGAAGGGAGGCCAAACGCAGAAAG CTGCATCTGTGGGGTTCAGAGCAGCTGCAGAAGCTTCAGCCTGTGGACTTTGAGGCACTGATGACGGATGAGATGGCCTTGTATGAGTTCTTCAACACCATCGACACCACGGGTCTGGCCCTCACTTCAAACGTTCCCTGTGAGGTCGGACAGCAACAGAGGCTGGCAGAAAGGATTGCCTATCTGCGACCAACTCACTATGG TCTACACGAAAGTTCAGTCTACTCCAAACCAAACACCAGCAACCTGGCGTTTACTGGGCAGCGTCTCCACTGCCACACAGATATGCCTCAGTACTCGTTTCCAGCAGGG ATTTTACTGCTTCATTGTGTGAAGGAGGCTGAAGAAGGTGGAGAAAATGAGCTGATCGACGGGTACCGTGCTGCCTATCAGCTGAAGGAAATAGATCCTGAAGCCTTCCGCACTTTGACAACCACCCCGGTGTCATTTGCCATGCATGGCAAAGATTACATTCGCTATGATCTGGAGAAAACGCGCCCCATTATCAG TTTGAATGCTGAAGGAGAGGTGGAACGTATCTGCTATGCTAACCAGCTGCGCTCTGGTCTCATGGACGTCCCAGTGGAGCGTGTGCAACCATTCTACAGGGCCATGAGGGCATGGGATGACATTCTGTACCACCCAGATAATTGTATCCTCACAAAGCTCAACGCTG GTGAGATGGTGGTGTTCGACAACTGGCGCCTGATCCACGGTCGGCGGGGCTTCCAGGGGGGCCGCCATGTCCAGACGGCATACATGGACTGGGACGAGGTTCGCTCGTTCCTGGGAGTGGTCAGGAGAGAGCGGAATCTTAAAAATTGA